A window of the Pseudomonadales bacterium genome harbors these coding sequences:
- the tolQ gene encoding protein TolQ, with translation MSLWSLVANASFLVQIVMLMLIAASVVSWVMIFQRAKFLKMAQQILNGFEEQFWSGVDLRQLYVDTKAKLHANSGVENIFCAGLKEFTRLRQRTGADAEAVMDGVQRVMRVALAREEEKLELHLPFLATVGSISPYVGLFGTVWGIMNSFRGLANVQQATLATVAPGISEALVATAMGLFAAIPAVVAYNRYSARAEALANRYETFAEEFSSILHRKVHSPDLKPASDQEV, from the coding sequence ATGTCACTCTGGAGTCTCGTAGCTAACGCTAGTTTTCTTGTGCAGATCGTGATGCTAATGTTAATCGCAGCCTCGGTTGTTTCTTGGGTCATGATTTTTCAGCGTGCGAAATTCTTAAAAATGGCACAGCAAATACTCAATGGATTTGAAGAACAATTTTGGTCGGGGGTCGACCTACGCCAACTCTATGTCGATACCAAAGCCAAGTTGCACGCCAATAGCGGTGTGGAAAATATTTTTTGTGCCGGTCTCAAGGAATTTACACGGCTCAGACAACGCACTGGCGCTGACGCTGAAGCGGTAATGGACGGCGTGCAACGAGTGATGCGCGTGGCTCTCGCTAGAGAAGAGGAAAAGTTAGAATTACATTTGCCCTTTTTAGCAACGGTCGGCTCTATCAGCCCCTATGTCGGTCTGTTTGGTACGGTCTGGGGAATCATGAACTCTTTTCGTGGTTTGGCCAATGTGCAGCAGGCTACGTTGGCCACTGTTGCGCCAGGAATATCCGAAGCCCTAGTGGCAACGGCGATGGGCTTATTTGCAGCGATTCCAGCAGTAGTTGCTTATAACCGCTATTCGGCGAGAGCGGAGGCGTTGGCTAACCGCTATGAAACATTCGCGGAAGAATTCTCCAGTATTTTGCATAGGAAGGTTCATTCGCCTGACCTAAAACCTGCCAGCGATCAGGAAGTGTAG
- the tolA gene encoding cell envelope integrity protein TolA, whose protein sequence is MSKFSENSYILPTLQAVLLHTVILIMFLSSWNVAKELENTPIPRIVKAQIINVDPTAARKKEEQEKNRIAAQREAEKRRLEEAKRKQEQAKQKAVEAKKKLEQKRTEELKKKAEQKKKEEQKLKAERERKQQEADQLAAKKKKEQELAQLERKRELEIARALDAESEYLQYQTESEEAMAYVGLIQERVVQNWHRPLSARNDMQVLLMIHLVPTGEVHKVYVLKSSGDAAFDRSAIQAVQRAGKFEELRNLSPRVFDAKFRQFRMLFKPEDLIR, encoded by the coding sequence TTGTCGAAATTTAGTGAAAATAGCTATATCCTGCCGACACTACAAGCGGTACTGTTGCACACGGTCATTTTGATTATGTTTTTATCGAGTTGGAATGTTGCCAAAGAGTTGGAAAATACGCCGATACCGAGGATAGTTAAAGCGCAGATCATAAATGTTGATCCGACGGCAGCACGTAAAAAAGAGGAACAAGAAAAAAACCGAATAGCGGCGCAACGAGAGGCTGAAAAGCGACGGTTGGAAGAAGCCAAGCGAAAACAAGAGCAAGCGAAGCAAAAGGCAGTCGAAGCAAAGAAAAAGCTGGAACAAAAGCGCACTGAGGAGCTGAAGAAAAAAGCGGAGCAAAAGAAAAAGGAAGAACAAAAACTCAAGGCCGAAAGAGAGCGCAAGCAGCAAGAAGCGGATCAGTTAGCAGCGAAGAAGAAAAAGGAGCAAGAATTAGCGCAGCTTGAGCGTAAGCGAGAGCTTGAAATAGCCAGAGCTTTGGATGCCGAGTCAGAGTATCTGCAGTATCAGACGGAGTCTGAGGAAGCGATGGCCTATGTTGGGTTAATTCAAGAGCGAGTGGTGCAGAATTGGCACAGACCACTTAGCGCACGTAACGATATGCAGGTACTATTGATGATTCACCTAGTGCCAACTGGGGAGGTGCATAAGGTATACGTGCTTAAAAGTAGTGGTGATGCAGCATTTGACCGTTCAGCCATTCAGGCGGTGCAACGTGCTGGAAAATTTGAAGAGCTACGGAATTTATCGCCGCGAGTTTTTGATGCGAAGTTTCGACAATTTAGAATGCTGTTTAAACCAGAGGATCTTATTAGGTGA
- the tolB gene encoding Tol-Pal system protein TolB, which yields MLAWLTLGQFSYAELTIEITQGVDNPTRIAVVPFGWKGVGALPEDIGQIVAADLMRSGQFIALDRTNMLSLPSQRKDVFFRDWRVLEQEYLLIGEVTQISPTAGYKVQYELYDVYKQSRIFGEMVTGGATKLRDVAHRISDKIYENLTGVRGAFSTRVLYVTANRMGDGKDRFQLQLADADGYRAQTILESYEPILSPDWSPDAKKIAYVSFESRRPAIYIQDLVTGQREKIPSFRGMNSAPSWSPDGKTLAMVLSKDGNPELYLMDIATRRLTRLTHHFGIDTEPSWAADGKSLVFTSSRGGQPQIYRLTLATGAVKRLTFEGDYNARGRLSKDGRFLLMVHRREGIFHIAVKDLVRDDLRILTQTKLDESPSIAPNGSMVIYATNYDNKGILAAVSIDGRVKFRLPSKHGDVREPSWSPY from the coding sequence ATGTTAGCCTGGCTAACATTGGGGCAGTTCAGCTATGCGGAGTTGACGATAGAAATTACGCAGGGCGTTGATAATCCGACTCGGATTGCCGTAGTTCCATTCGGCTGGAAAGGCGTAGGAGCTTTACCAGAGGATATTGGCCAAATTGTGGCGGCGGACTTAATGCGAAGCGGCCAGTTTATTGCCTTGGATCGTACCAATATGTTGAGCTTGCCAAGTCAGCGTAAGGATGTTTTTTTCCGGGATTGGCGGGTATTGGAACAAGAGTATCTGCTGATCGGTGAGGTTACGCAGATATCACCGACTGCGGGGTACAAGGTTCAGTATGAACTTTATGACGTTTATAAACAGTCACGGATTTTTGGTGAAATGGTTACTGGAGGCGCTACCAAACTGCGTGATGTGGCCCATCGTATCAGCGATAAAATTTATGAAAATTTAACTGGGGTACGCGGGGCTTTTTCGACACGAGTACTCTATGTAACTGCTAATCGTATGGGCGATGGCAAAGATCGATTTCAATTGCAACTGGCTGACGCAGACGGTTATCGTGCGCAGACTATTTTGGAGTCCTACGAACCTATACTGTCGCCCGATTGGTCGCCGGACGCAAAAAAAATCGCCTATGTTTCGTTTGAGTCACGTCGACCCGCAATCTATATCCAAGACCTTGTTACGGGGCAGCGAGAAAAGATACCGTCTTTTCGTGGAATGAATAGCGCGCCATCCTGGTCTCCCGATGGTAAAACCTTGGCTATGGTGTTGTCCAAAGATGGCAATCCAGAGCTCTATCTCATGGATATAGCCACGCGAAGATTAACCCGATTAACTCATCATTTCGGTATTGATACCGAACCAAGTTGGGCTGCTGACGGCAAATCTCTGGTATTTACCTCGAGTCGTGGCGGTCAGCCGCAAATTTATCGATTGACCTTGGCCACTGGTGCGGTCAAAAGATTAACCTTTGAAGGCGACTACAATGCCAGGGGGCGATTAAGCAAAGACGGCCGATTTTTACTCATGGTGCATCGACGTGAGGGTATTTTCCATATCGCCGTTAAGGATCTTGTCAGAGATGACTTACGCATTTTAACCCAAACAAAATTAGATGAATCTCCTAGTATCGCACCGAATGGAAGTATGGTAATTTATGCAACCAATTATGATAACAAAGGTATACTGGCAGCGGTTTCGATTGATGGTAGGGTCAAGTTTAGGTTGCCCTCCAAGCACGGTGATGTAAGAGAACCTTCGTGGTCTCCGTATTAA
- the ybgC gene encoding tol-pal system-associated acyl-CoA thioesterase yields the protein MEFKWPARVYIEDTDAGGIVYYVNYLKFMERARTEFLRHLGFDHAEMIKQGTMFVIHSTEIHYREPACLDDELVVSVVIDEIKRTHLTFRQQIFRGATRITEAKIKGACVRKNTMKPCVIPIPLAEALQAYIGEQ from the coding sequence ATGGAATTTAAATGGCCTGCCAGAGTCTACATCGAGGACACCGACGCTGGCGGCATCGTCTATTATGTCAATTACCTAAAGTTTATGGAGCGAGCGCGAACCGAGTTCTTGCGTCATCTGGGGTTCGATCATGCGGAAATGATTAAACAGGGTACGATGTTCGTTATTCATTCTACGGAAATTCATTACCGAGAACCGGCCTGCTTGGACGATGAACTTGTGGTCAGTGTGGTCATTGATGAGATAAAACGTACCCACCTGACGTTTCGGCAACAGATATTCCGTGGCGCAACCAGAATAACAGAAGCTAAAATAAAAGGTGCCTGCGTTAGAAAAAATACCATGAAGCCCTGCGTTATTCCGATTCCATTAGCGGAAGCTTTGCAGGCCTATATAGGAGAGCAATAA
- the aspS gene encoding aspartate--tRNA ligase produces MRSHYCGELNETMIDQEVELCGWVHRRRDHGGVIFLDMRDREGIAQVVFDPDVEQSFSEAEKVRGEYVLRIKGRVRNRPEGTVNKEMTTGAVEVLGKELVILNRSETPPFQIDEYSHVGEEVRLKYRYVDLRRPEMLTKLRFRSKVTSNIRNFLDEEGFLDIETPILTRATPEGARDYLVPSRTHSGHFFALPQSPQLFKQLLMVAGMDRYYQIAKCFRDEDLRADRQPEFTQIDIETSFLEEKDIMDITQRMVTNLFKELLNVDLGEMPHLTYAEAMQRFGSDRPDLRIPLELEDIKDLMQAVDFKVFSGPAKDPKGRVAALRVPGGGKLSRKEIDEYTKFVSIYGAKGLAWIKVNDVSQGLEGLQSPIIKFMPEDVVHQLMQRLQVESGDIIFFGADKEKVVNEALGALRVKLGEDLALIEREWAPCWVVDFPMFEELDDGSLTPLHHPFTAPSCSVEALEKNPAAALSRAYDMVLNGTELGGGSIRIHDQSMQETVFRVLGIGEEEAQEKFGFLLDALQFGCPPHGGLAFGLDRLVMLMTGAKSIREVIAFPKTQSAACVMTDAPGEVADEQLRELSIRVRKPIAEA; encoded by the coding sequence ATGCGCAGTCACTATTGCGGCGAACTAAACGAAACGATGATTGATCAGGAAGTGGAACTCTGCGGTTGGGTACACCGTCGCCGTGATCATGGTGGTGTCATATTTTTGGATATGCGTGACCGCGAAGGCATCGCCCAGGTGGTATTTGACCCCGACGTTGAACAAAGTTTTTCCGAAGCGGAAAAAGTGCGAGGCGAATATGTGCTGCGCATTAAAGGGCGCGTCAGAAATCGTCCCGAAGGCACGGTTAACAAAGAGATGACAACTGGCGCTGTGGAAGTGCTGGGCAAAGAGTTGGTCATTCTGAACCGTTCAGAAACGCCGCCCTTTCAGATTGATGAATATTCCCATGTTGGCGAGGAAGTACGCCTCAAATACCGTTATGTCGATTTGCGTCGTCCTGAGATGCTGACTAAATTGCGGTTTCGCTCTAAAGTCACTTCTAATATCCGCAACTTTTTAGATGAGGAAGGCTTTCTGGATATTGAAACGCCGATTCTCACTCGGGCAACGCCTGAAGGTGCACGCGATTATCTGGTGCCAAGTCGCACCCATTCCGGCCACTTTTTCGCCTTGCCGCAGTCACCGCAGTTGTTCAAACAATTATTGATGGTGGCGGGTATGGATCGTTATTATCAAATTGCCAAGTGTTTCCGCGATGAAGACCTGCGGGCTGATCGGCAGCCGGAATTTACTCAAATCGATATTGAAACCTCTTTCCTGGAAGAGAAAGATATCATGGATATCACCCAGCGCATGGTGACGAATTTATTCAAAGAATTACTGAATGTTGATCTGGGTGAGATGCCGCATTTAACTTATGCGGAAGCAATGCAACGCTTTGGCAGCGATCGCCCCGATTTGCGCATTCCCCTCGAGCTCGAAGACATCAAAGACCTGATGCAGGCGGTAGATTTTAAGGTGTTTAGTGGTCCAGCTAAAGATCCGAAAGGCCGTGTCGCGGCGTTGCGTGTTCCTGGTGGCGGCAAGTTAAGCCGTAAAGAAATTGACGAGTACACCAAATTTGTCAGCATTTACGGGGCGAAAGGGTTAGCTTGGATTAAGGTGAACGATGTCAGCCAAGGCCTCGAAGGTTTACAGTCGCCGATTATCAAGTTTATGCCTGAAGACGTGGTGCACCAGCTGATGCAGCGTCTGCAGGTAGAATCGGGAGATATTATTTTCTTCGGTGCGGATAAAGAGAAAGTAGTGAATGAAGCGCTAGGGGCGCTACGGGTGAAGCTGGGTGAAGATTTAGCGTTGATCGAGCGCGAATGGGCACCTTGCTGGGTGGTCGATTTCCCGATGTTTGAAGAACTGGACGATGGTTCATTAACACCTTTGCATCACCCATTCACCGCGCCTTCCTGTTCGGTGGAAGCACTTGAAAAGAATCCGGCTGCTGCGTTATCGCGTGCTTACGACATGGTGTTAAACGGTACCGAATTGGGTGGCGGTTCCATCCGTATTCATGACCAATCGATGCAGGAAACGGTATTTCGTGTGCTCGGCATCGGCGAGGAGGAAGCGCAGGAAAAATTTGGCTTTCTATTGGATGCACTACAGTTTGGTTGTCCTCCTCATGGTGGGTTGGCCTTCGGCCTGGACCGTTTAGTAATGCTAATGACGGGCGCGAAATCGATCCGCGAAGTCATTGCCTTTCCGAAAACCCAAAGCGCCGCATGTGTCATGACGGACGCACCAGGCGAGGTGGCTGATGAGCAGTTGCGTGAACTCAGTATTCGCGTACGCAAACCCATTGCGGAAGCCTAG
- a CDS encoding YebC/PmpR family DNA-binding transcriptional regulator produces MAGHSKWANIKHKKAKVDAQRGKIFTRLIRELTIAARMGGGDVMDNPRLRLAVSNAKNSNMPKDTMQRAIDRGVGGEGENLEEITYEGYGQAGVAVLVETMTDNRNRTVAEVRHAFSKFGGNLGTDGSVAYLFTKKGQITFEPGADEDKILEIALEFGAEDVQTNDDESIDVVTAPEDFEAVKDALETAGFEPVNAEVAMIPATTVELDAESGESVMKLIDMLEELDDVQNVYSNAEFPEEMMG; encoded by the coding sequence ATGGCAGGACATAGTAAATGGGCCAATATTAAGCATAAAAAAGCTAAGGTTGATGCCCAAAGGGGAAAGATATTTACCCGTTTAATTAGAGAGCTGACCATCGCTGCGCGTATGGGTGGCGGTGATGTGATGGATAATCCGCGCTTACGGCTCGCGGTGTCAAACGCCAAGAATTCGAACATGCCGAAAGATACCATGCAGCGAGCTATTGATCGTGGTGTCGGTGGTGAAGGCGAAAATCTGGAAGAGATCACCTACGAGGGTTATGGTCAGGCTGGGGTGGCAGTGTTGGTTGAGACCATGACTGATAACCGTAACCGTACGGTGGCTGAAGTTCGCCACGCGTTCAGTAAATTTGGTGGTAATTTGGGCACTGATGGTTCGGTCGCTTACCTGTTTACCAAAAAAGGCCAGATTACGTTTGAGCCTGGTGCCGATGAAGATAAAATTCTGGAGATCGCGCTGGAGTTTGGTGCTGAAGATGTCCAGACCAACGATGACGAGTCGATCGATGTGGTCACCGCACCAGAAGATTTTGAAGCCGTAAAGGATGCGCTGGAAACTGCTGGGTTCGAGCCGGTGAATGCAGAAGTTGCAATGATTCCGGCAACGACGGTTGAGCTGGATGCGGAATCTGGTGAGAGCGTAATGAAGCTAATCGATATGCTAGAGGAACTGGACGACGTGCAAAACGTATACTCCAATGCCGAGTTCCCTGAAGAGATGATGGGTTAA
- the ruvC gene encoding crossover junction endodeoxyribonuclease RuvC has translation MSLIIGIDPGSRITGYGIVNWNGNQCEYVDSGCIRVKSEELPDRLCEIYQGIDRLIVSYSPQEMAIEKVFMARNPDSALKLGQARGVAIVAGANQGLPVAEYSARQIKQAVVGKGAADKSQVQHMVCVLLNLSKSPQADAADALAIAVCHAHTRQSLVRMAGVGAVRRGRLLHK, from the coding sequence ATGTCATTGATTATCGGTATTGATCCAGGTTCGCGTATTACTGGTTATGGCATCGTTAACTGGAACGGTAATCAATGTGAGTATGTCGATAGCGGCTGTATTCGCGTTAAATCGGAAGAGCTACCGGATCGACTATGCGAGATTTATCAGGGTATTGATCGCTTGATTGTCAGTTACAGCCCGCAGGAAATGGCAATTGAAAAAGTGTTTATGGCGCGCAACCCGGATTCTGCTCTGAAACTGGGGCAAGCGCGTGGCGTCGCTATTGTGGCGGGAGCCAATCAAGGCTTACCGGTAGCCGAGTATTCGGCGCGTCAGATAAAGCAGGCTGTGGTGGGCAAAGGTGCGGCAGATAAAAGTCAGGTGCAGCATATGGTGTGCGTACTGTTGAATTTGAGCAAATCGCCCCAGGCGGATGCGGCAGATGCGCTCGCCATTGCAGTTTGTCATGCCCATACGAGGCAGAGCCTTGTCCGTATGGCGGGAGTGGGGGCGGTACGTCGTGGCCGTTTACTGCATAAATAA
- the ruvB gene encoding Holliday junction branch migration DNA helicase RuvB, which produces MIESDRIISPQLTAAEERVDYAIRPNSLEEYIGQPAVREQMDIFIRAARGRSEALDHTLIFGPPGLGKTTLANIISHEMGVSIKSTSGPVLEKAGDVAALLTNLEPGDVLFIDEIHRLSPAVEEVLYPAMEDYQLDIMIGEGPAARSIKLDLPKFTLVGATTRAGLLTSPLRDRFGIVQRLEFYSAADLTRIVLRSAELLSVPINEEGAAEIAKRSRGTPRIANRLLRRVRDYAEVKADGVVAQKIADDALDMLNVDRQGFDHMDRRLLLAMIEKFGGGPVGVDSLAAAISEERDTIEDVLEPFLIQQGYMIRTPRGRMVTQNAYLHFGMTVPESGADNSKTQQNKLPL; this is translated from the coding sequence ATGATTGAATCAGATCGTATCATTTCCCCCCAGCTAACTGCCGCTGAAGAGCGTGTAGATTACGCCATACGCCCTAATTCGTTAGAGGAATACATCGGTCAGCCAGCGGTGCGAGAGCAAATGGATATCTTTATTCGTGCTGCGCGGGGACGTTCCGAAGCGCTGGATCATACACTGATATTCGGTCCGCCTGGATTAGGTAAAACGACACTCGCTAATATTATCTCCCATGAAATGGGCGTCTCCATAAAATCGACTTCTGGTCCGGTGCTGGAAAAGGCGGGCGATGTTGCGGCTTTGTTGACTAATCTCGAACCCGGAGATGTACTGTTTATTGATGAAATACACCGTCTGAGCCCGGCAGTGGAAGAGGTGTTATATCCAGCGATGGAAGATTACCAACTGGATATTATGATTGGTGAAGGGCCGGCTGCACGCAGTATCAAATTGGATTTACCGAAATTCACCTTGGTCGGCGCAACGACGCGTGCCGGATTGTTGACCTCGCCTTTGCGTGATCGCTTCGGCATTGTGCAGCGATTGGAGTTCTACAGTGCCGCGGATTTAACACGAATTGTGTTGCGTTCTGCCGAATTGTTATCTGTACCGATTAATGAAGAAGGTGCCGCCGAGATAGCTAAACGATCGCGAGGTACACCCAGAATTGCTAACCGGTTATTGCGGCGTGTTCGCGATTACGCCGAGGTAAAAGCCGATGGTGTCGTTGCCCAAAAAATTGCGGATGATGCGCTGGATATGCTCAATGTTGATCGACAAGGATTCGATCATATGGATCGCCGTTTACTATTAGCGATGATCGAAAAGTTTGGTGGTGGCCCGGTTGGTGTTGATAGTTTAGCGGCGGCGATCAGCGAAGAGCGCGATACCATTGAAGACGTACTGGAGCCTTTTCTTATCCAGCAGGGGTATATGATTCGTACGCCAAGAGGCCGAATGGTTACCCAGAATGCTTATTTGCATTTTGGGATGACGGTTCCCGAATCTGGAGCTGATAACAGCAAAACTCAGCAAAACAAGTTACCTTTATAG
- the tolR gene encoding protein TolR gives MARSRSRRKPMSDINVVPYIDVMLVLLVVFMVTAPLLTQGVTVELPEAPSEPLELKDDQETIVVSVKFDGTYYIDLGENPEAPVPLEFIADRVEKIIRVKPNTPVMIRGDRAVDYGVVVNLMTVLQAAGVPSVGLISEQPKG, from the coding sequence ATGGCCCGTTCACGCTCACGCCGTAAGCCTATGTCAGACATTAATGTGGTTCCTTACATTGATGTGATGTTGGTATTGCTCGTCGTATTTATGGTGACAGCGCCTCTGCTCACCCAGGGTGTGACGGTTGAGCTACCGGAAGCCCCATCAGAACCCTTGGAGTTGAAGGACGATCAGGAAACTATTGTGGTTTCGGTGAAGTTTGATGGCACCTACTACATTGATCTTGGTGAAAACCCAGAGGCGCCAGTGCCCCTTGAGTTTATTGCGGATAGGGTTGAAAAAATCATCCGTGTTAAACCCAACACGCCAGTGATGATTCGCGGCGACCGCGCCGTCGATTATGGCGTTGTGGTAAATTTAATGACGGTGTTGCAGGCTGCGGGCGTGCCGAGTGTCGGATTGATTTCTGAGCAGCCTAAGGGTTAA
- a CDS encoding zinc ribbon domain-containing protein, with protein MPIYEYECGACGHLLEKLQKMSDAPLVNCPACSEDELKKKISAAGFRLKGGGWYETDFKTGSKKNLVGEGKSSTGTASANTASATASSSTATTNKSA; from the coding sequence ATGCCGATTTATGAGTATGAGTGCGGAGCCTGTGGGCATCTGTTGGAAAAACTGCAAAAGATGAGTGATGCGCCTTTGGTGAATTGTCCCGCATGCAGTGAAGATGAGTTAAAGAAGAAAATATCTGCGGCGGGTTTTCGTTTGAAAGGTGGCGGCTGGTACGAGACCGACTTTAAAACCGGTTCCAAGAAAAACTTGGTGGGCGAGGGTAAAAGCAGCACCGGAACAGCGTCGGCTAATACCGCCAGCGCTACGGCAAGCAGCTCAACTGCTACCACCAATAAATCAGCATAA
- a CDS encoding mechanosensitive ion channel family protein — protein MITHFLGLLSDNLLLQALLIFLASLLVAWILDRIVIASLAGIIRKVSATFDTQILQLIRRPIFKTVILLGLASATAALSLEESWKQAIFSILITFALIFWTAFFIRLTSLLLTQMAANPTRHHWLHFKTLPLFENIAYILIIGISVYYIFSAWKVDMTAWLASAGIVGIAVGFAAKDTLANLFSGVFILADAPYKIGDFVVLDGGERGEITKIGLRSTRLLTRDDIEVTVPNSVMGNSKIINESGGPHEKSRVRVKVGVGYGSDIDLVREILLQVAQSLDDVCKDPEPRVRLRQFGPSGLDFELLCWICQPVLRGRILDRLNCAVYKEFRAQGVEIPYAKQDVYIKEIPKQRNDD, from the coding sequence ATGATCACGCATTTTCTCGGTTTGTTGAGTGACAACCTGTTACTTCAGGCCTTGCTCATATTCCTTGCAAGTCTGCTAGTCGCTTGGATTCTGGATCGGATCGTGATTGCGTCTTTGGCGGGCATAATTCGCAAAGTCAGTGCAACTTTCGATACTCAAATATTGCAGCTTATCCGGCGACCGATTTTTAAGACGGTCATTTTGCTCGGTCTGGCATCAGCGACCGCAGCACTTAGCTTGGAAGAAAGCTGGAAGCAGGCTATATTTTCCATTTTGATTACGTTCGCCCTGATTTTCTGGACAGCATTCTTTATCCGTTTAACCAGCCTGCTGCTCACCCAAATGGCGGCAAACCCGACTAGACACCACTGGTTGCATTTTAAAACCTTACCGCTGTTCGAAAATATTGCCTATATCCTGATTATTGGTATTTCCGTATATTACATTTTTTCCGCGTGGAAGGTGGATATGACGGCCTGGTTGGCATCCGCCGGTATCGTCGGTATCGCTGTTGGTTTTGCCGCAAAGGATACCTTAGCAAATCTGTTTTCTGGTGTATTTATTCTTGCCGACGCGCCCTACAAAATTGGCGATTTCGTGGTATTAGATGGCGGTGAACGTGGTGAGATAACCAAAATTGGGCTGCGTAGTACGCGCTTGTTAACCCGCGATGATATAGAAGTGACAGTGCCGAATTCGGTAATGGGGAACTCCAAGATTATCAACGAATCGGGTGGCCCCCATGAAAAATCTCGAGTTCGGGTTAAGGTCGGCGTTGGCTACGGCAGTGATATTGATCTGGTGCGGGAAATTTTGCTACAAGTGGCGCAGAGCTTAGACGACGTGTGTAAAGACCCGGAGCCTCGAGTGCGACTGCGACAATTCGGTCCTTCCGGGCTAGATTTTGAACTACTCTGTTGGATCTGCCAGCCGGTATTGCGGGGCCGCATTCTGGATCGTTTAAACTGTGCCGTTTATAAAGAGTTCAGGGCGCAAGGCGTCGAAATACCCTACGCGAAGCAGGATGTTTATATCAAAGAAATACCCAAACAGCGCAATGATGACTAG
- a CDS encoding DsbA family protein produces the protein MAKIKITHFSDILCVWAYISEIRIDQLHADFGDRIELDFRLFPVFGNVKGKMETQWQDRGGIAAYSQHVTSVASQFTHLKINPKVWLHNPPTSSLPSHLYLSAIRIAEQAEVIDQGAFLRFKKLLRSAFFAELKDISNTDVLNELVAQMNLPKALIQEKINSGEAFAALAEDMQLAKELAVSSSPTLIFNENRQRLTGNVGYRIIEANVRELLESPVNQQSWC, from the coding sequence ATGGCGAAAATCAAAATCACCCATTTTTCTGACATTCTCTGTGTCTGGGCTTATATTTCTGAAATACGGATCGACCAGCTGCACGCAGATTTTGGCGATCGGATCGAATTGGATTTTCGTCTATTTCCGGTATTCGGTAACGTCAAAGGTAAGATGGAAACACAATGGCAAGATCGAGGTGGTATAGCTGCCTATAGCCAGCACGTGACAAGCGTCGCCAGTCAATTCACCCACCTCAAAATAAACCCCAAAGTCTGGTTGCATAATCCACCAACATCCTCCCTGCCAAGCCATCTCTATTTAAGTGCGATTCGCATCGCGGAACAGGCTGAGGTGATCGACCAGGGTGCCTTTCTCCGCTTTAAAAAGCTATTACGCAGCGCATTCTTTGCAGAGTTAAAAGATATTTCAAACACTGATGTGTTGAATGAACTAGTGGCCCAAATGAATCTGCCAAAAGCGTTGATTCAGGAAAAAATCAACAGCGGTGAAGCCTTTGCTGCATTGGCGGAGGACATGCAGCTTGCCAAAGAGCTTGCGGTTAGCTCCAGCCCAACACTCATTTTTAACGAAAACAGACAACGCTTAACCGGCAATGTTGGCTATCGCATCATCGAAGCCAACGTGCGTGAGCTCTTGGAGAGCCCCGTCAATCAACAGTCCTGGTGCTAA
- the ruvA gene encoding Holliday junction branch migration protein RuvA: MIGRIKGRLAEKTPPDILIDVNGVGYELQVPMNTFYRLPELNEEVLLHTHFVVREDAQLLYGFYDVRERSLFRELIKINGVGPKLGLAILSGIESNEFVRVVRNNDVNALVCLPGIGKKTAERLIIEMRDKLKDWQSDASDDSELNSAGPFGTNQAIGEAESALVALGYKPKEAERAVKSVASEGMSNQDLIRNALKVMAKP, from the coding sequence ATGATAGGTCGTATAAAAGGAAGGCTTGCCGAAAAAACTCCTCCCGATATTCTGATCGATGTGAATGGTGTGGGTTATGAGCTACAGGTGCCGATGAATACCTTTTATCGGTTGCCGGAACTGAATGAAGAGGTATTGCTGCACACGCATTTTGTGGTACGTGAAGATGCTCAGTTGCTCTATGGGTTTTATGATGTGCGTGAACGCAGTCTGTTTCGGGAGTTGATTAAAATTAATGGCGTCGGGCCAAAGTTGGGCTTAGCAATTCTGTCCGGCATCGAAAGCAATGAGTTTGTCCGAGTCGTGAGAAATAATGATGTCAACGCGTTAGTGTGCCTGCCAGGAATTGGTAAAAAGACCGCTGAGCGTTTGATCATTGAAATGCGAGATAAACTGAAAGATTGGCAAAGTGACGCCAGTGATGATTCTGAACTAAATTCTGCCGGTCCATTTGGCACCAACCAAGCCATTGGTGAGGCCGAAAGTGCGTTGGTGGCATTGGGTTATAAACCTAAAGAAGCGGAACGAGCAGTTAAGTCTGTCGCAAGCGAAGGTATGTCAAATCAGGATTTAATTCGTAACGCATTAAAAGTAATGGCGAAGCCCTAG